The Streptomyces sp. NBC_00162 sequence AGGCGGGGGTCGCCGGGATCATGCTGTTCGGCGTCCCGGCGGACGAGAACAAGGACGCGCTGGGGACGGCGGGCACCGAGCCGGACGGGATCCTCCAGGTCGCGATCCGCGACGTGAAGGCCGAGGTCGGCGACGATCTGGTGATCATGTCGGACCTGTGCCTGGACGAGTACACGGACCACGGCCACTGCGGGGTCCTGGACGCGGACGGCCGGGTCGACAACGACGCGACGCTGGAGCGGTACGCCGAGATGGCGCAGGTCCAGGCCGACGCGGGCGTCCACGTGGTGGGCCCGAGCGGGATGATGGACGGCCAGGTCGGCGTCATCCGCGACGCGCTGGACGAGACGGGCCACGAGGACGTTTCGATCCTGGCCTACACGGCGAAGTACACCTCCGCCTTCTACGGCCCCTTCCGCGAAGCCGTCGCCTCCTCCCTGCAGGGCGACCGAAAGACGTACCAGCAGGACCCGGCGAACGCGCGGGAGTCCCTGCGGGAGCTGGCGCTGGACCTGGAGGAGGGCGCCGACATGGTGATGGTCAAGCCGGCCGGGCCCTACCTGGACATCCTGTACCGGGTGGCGCAGTCGGTGGACGTCCCGGTGGCGGCGTACCAGATCAGCGGCGAGTTCGCGATGATCGAGGCGGCGGCGGAGAAGGGCTGGATCGAGCGGGACCGGGCCATCCTGGAAACCCTGCTGGGCATCAAGCGCGCCGGCGCGGACACGATCCTGACGTACTGGGCGACGGAGGTCGCGGGCTGGCTGCGCGCGGCCCGCTGAGGCTAGGGAGTGTCGTCAAAGTAGCGTCGGCCGCCCGAAGGGCGTGCCAGACCCCGCCAGCCAGACGGGCCTTTGACGACACTCCCTAGGGCCGGTCGGCCATCCCGTAGAAGACGATGCGGCCGAGCACTGCGGCGGCCGGGGTCATGAGCGCGGGCCCCACCTGCGTGCGGTGTTCGGCCGTGGGGTCCTCGGGTGGCTGCGCTGTGTTGCGGGCCTGCCTACCCGGTGCGACCGTTTTCGAGGGGGCGATGCCGACCGCCTTGCAGGCGGCGGCAATACGGGCCGACGCACGGCCGAACCGCGCCCCACCATCCCCGGCACTGCCACTCGGTGGACCGGCGCGTCCACCAACCGGGGGAAGCGCACAGAAAGCGGGAAACCCAATGGCGAACGGACCCATGGACAGGCGCGCCTTCGGCGAGCAGCCCGAACGGCCCAACGGCAACGGCAACGGCAACGGCAGCGGCAACACTGCGGAGTACACCGGTCGGTACGTGGTCCTGCTCGATCCGAACAACCAGGAGGGCGGACTGAACGCACTGCGTTCCTCCGCCGACATCGCGCCCTGGGAACGTGTCCGCGGAGCCGCGGCCGCGAACGTCTCCGAACTCCTCGAACGCCCCGACGTTTCGGTGCTCTTCGAGAACCTCTCCGTGGCCGTCGTCGAGGTACGGCCCGAGAACCGCTTCGCGCTGGTGACCACGGCCGAGGCCGAGGGATCGATCCTCGCGGCCGAGCCGGAGCGCATGGTCTACGCCTCGCCGATCACCACCCCGCAGCAGGCGCCGACCGATTTCTTCCCGTCCTACCGCAGCGACGACGACGTGGTCGCCCACCACTCCCAGGCCGAAGCCGCCGCGTCCCTGGGGCCGGCGCTGGACGAGCAGAGCGTGACCTGGGGTCTCCAGGCGATCAGGGCGAACATCTCCGGCATGACCGGACGCGGAGTGAAGGTCGCCGTCCTCGACACCGGCGTGGACACGGACCACCCGGACCTGGTCGGGTGCATCGAGGAGACGGCCTCCTTCGTGCCCGGCCAGGAGGTCGAGGACGGACACAGCCACGGCACGCACTGCATCGGTACCGTTGCCGGCCCGCGGAACCCCCTGCAGGGGCCCCGCTACGGGGTGGCGTGCGACGCGCGCATCCTCGCCGGGAAGGTGCTCGCCAACAACGGACGCGGCCCGGACGGCGGAATCCTGGCGGGCATCGAGTGGGCGATCTCCCGCGGCGCGAAGGTGATCTCCCTGTCGCTCGGCTCTCCCGTCCTGCCGGGTGAGATCTTCCCCCAGACGTACGAGCTCCTGGCCCAGCGTGCGCTCGACATGGGGACGGTGATCGTCGCGGCGGCGGGCAACAACAGCCTGCGGCCCGGATTCGTGGCACCCGTCGGGCGACCCGCCAACTGCCCCTCCATCCTCGCCGTGGGCTCGCTGGACAAGGCACTGAAGACCGCGTTCTCCTCCTGCGGAGGCATCAACGGCCTGGGCGGCGAGGTCAACATCGCGGGCCCCGGCGTGGCCGTGCACTCGGCCGTCCCCGGCGGCGGTCATGCGATGAAGTCGGGTACCAGCATGGCCACGCCGCACGTGGCGGGTGTCCTCGCACTGCTCGCCGAGGCGAACCCCACCGCCTCCGCGGCCGATCTCAAGGCCGCCCTGCTGTCCGGTGCGTTCCCGCTGACGCAGCCCGCCCGGGACGTCGGCGTAGGTCTGCTCCAGGCGCCGTGAGCGAGTCGTCCGAGCCGGTCGGGGTCATCCTCGCGGTCGACCCCGGCCGGTTCGCGGAAGTGGTCGAGGCCCTGCGGCGGGCCGGGCTGGTCGTCACGAGCGAGCAGCCGATGATCGGCACGCTCTCCGGCACCGTCGCGGAGGACCGGATCCCGGCCCTGGCGGCGGTCGACGGCGTCGCATCCGTCGACCGCGAGTACATCAACCGGAATTCCCCGCCGTAGCCTCCCGCTCGCGCTGGGTCGTCCGGGGGCGCACCCTGGAGGGAAGGGTGACCCCCTGGAGGTGATGCACCATGTCCACGCTTGTCGGGTGGCATGTGGAGCTCGAATTCACCGAGGAGGGCCACCGCACCAGTGCGGCGGCCCTGGTCAGACTCGGGGACGGCTCCGAGATCAGGGCGCACGGCTATGCCATGCGCCACCCCTCCGACCCGGAGCAGCTGAGGGTCGGGGAAGAGATCGCGGGCGCTCGCGCGCTCATGGATCTCGCGTCGCAGATGTTGCAGAAGGCCCATGGCGAGATCGACGAGGCCACGGGCCGCCATTCCTACCCGCTCAATCGCTGAGCAGCGAGCGGCGGGTCGACCCGTTGGCGGGTTCCTTCCGGAGCCCGTCAGCGGGTTCGTCGGTTGAAGAGGGTGGCCGCCAGGGTCATGGACACGGTTGCGATCGCCGCGCACCAGGTCAGGGCCACCCAGGGGGCGTTGCCCGGGGGTTGGTCCAGGAGGAGGGCGCGGAGGGATTCGATCACCGGGGTCAGCGGCTGGTGTTCGGCGAAGCCGTGGAGCCAGCTCGGCATGGTGTCGATGGGGACGAAGGCGCTGGACGGGTAGGGCAGGAACATCATCAGGAAGGTGAAACCGCCCGCCGCCTCGGGCGACTTGGCGAGCAGGCCGAGCGTCGCGGCCAGCCAGGAGATCGCGGTGATGTACGCGACGAGGAGCGCCGCCGCGGCCAGGAAGGCGGGCGCCGAGGCCTGCGGGCGGAAGCCGATGGCGAGGGCGACGGCCAGGACCAGGGTGGTGGAGACGAGGTTGCGCAGGACCGAGGCCGTCACGTGTGCGGCCAGGATCGGGATGCCGCCGATGTTCCGGGAGCGGAAGCGGTCGATGACGCCGTTCTTCATGTCGTCGGCGACGCTGACGGCGGTGCTCGCCGCGCCGAAGCCCGCGCAGAGCAGCATGGCTCCCGGGACCACGTACGTCACGTACTGCGTTCCGGTGTCGATGGCCCCGCCGAAGAAGTAGACGAAGATCAGCATCAGCATGACGGGGAGCATCAGGGCGGTGATCAGCGCGTCCGGCTGGCGGCGGCTGATGCGCAGGCTGCGGCCGGCCAGGGCGAGGGCAGGAATGGTTGTCATGTGGCGGCTCCCGTCAGGGTGAGGAACACGTCGTCGAGGGTGGCGCTGCGGACCGTGAAGCGGTCCACGGAGGTGCGGTCCGGGTCGAGTTCGTCGAGCAGGGCCCGGACGTGGGCGGCGCTGCCGTCGGTGGGCAGGCCGAGGGTCAGTTCGTCCGGGGAGTGGTGGACGGCCCGCCCGGCGAGCGCCTCGTAGGCGGCCTGCGTGGTCAGGGTCAGGTCGAGGCGGTGCCCCGCGACGCGGGACTTGAGTGCGGTGGGGGTGCCTTCGGCGGCGATCCGCCCGTCGGCCAGGACGGCGACGCGGTCGGCGAGCCGGTCGGCCTCCTCCAGGTACTGGGTGGTGAGCAGCACGGTCGTGCCGTCGGCGCGCAGTTCCCGTACGAGGTCCCACAGGTCCTGGCGGCTGCGCGGGTCGAGTCCGGTGGTCGGCTCGTCCAGGAAGATCACCTCCGGCCGGGAGACGAGGCTCGCGGCGAGGTCGAGGCGCCGCCGCATGCCGCCCGAGTACGTCTTCGCGGTTCTCCCGGCGGCCTCGGCGAGCCCGAACCGGGCGAGGAGTTCGTCGGCGCGGGTACGGGAGTCGCGTGCGGAGAGCCCGGCCAGGCGGCCCATCATGCGGAGCATCTCGGTGCCGGTCTGGAGGTCGTCGACGGCCGCGAACTGCCCGGTGAGGCTGATGCGTTCGCGGACGCGGGCGCGTTCGGTGGTGACGTCGTGCCCGGCGACGCGGGCGGTGCCGGAGTCGGGGGCGGTGAGGGTGGCGAGGATGCGGACGGTGGTGGTCTTGCCTGCGCCGTTGGGGCCGAGGAGTGCCAGGACGCTGCCGCGCGGGACGGACAGGTCGATGCCGTCGAGGACGCGGAGGTCGCCGTAGGACTTGGTCAGGCCGGTGGCGTGGATACCGAGGGCGTGCAGGGTCATGAGGGGTGTCCCCCTTTCTGCGTATGGCTTACGCTCTTCTGTGTAAGTAATACACAGAACTAGGATGGGGGTCAATCGAGTAGGGGCGGTCATGGCGGACGAGGACAGCGGGACCGGGCTCCCGACGAGCCTGGAAATGGCCTGGGGTTTGCGCGAACGCCCCGGCAAGGGGCCGCGTCCCACGCTCACGCTGCCCCGGATCGTGGAGGCGGCGGTCGCGCTGGCCGCCACGGAGGGCACGGATGCCGTGTCGATGGGCCGGGTGGCCAAGGACCTGGGCGTCTCGACGATGTCCCTCTACCGGTACGTCGCCGCCAAGGAGGAGCTGTACGTCCTCATGGCGGACGCGGGGGTCGGTGTCCCGCCGCCGTTGCCGCCCGAGGCGGACGGGTGGGGCTGGCGCGAGCTGCTCACGGACTGGGCGTACGCGCAGCGGGCCGTCCTGATGGCCAACTCCTGGATCCTGCGCATCCCGATCACCGCCGCGCCCGTCTCCCCGAACCAGCTGGCCTGGATGGACCGGGGCCTCGCGTCAATGGCCGGCACATCCCTGAAGGAGGGCGAGAAGCTCTCGACGATCATCCTGATCGGAGGGCTGGTGCGGAACGAGGCCACGATGGCCGCCGACATGATGGACGCCATCGTGAAATCCGGGGTCGCTCCGGAGCAGGCGCTCGGTCAGTACGTACGCACGCTGCGACTGCTGACCGGCCCGGACAGCCACCCGGCCGTGACGGGGCTGCTGGACTCGGATGCCTTCAGCGGCTCCGGCGAGCCCGACTTCCAGTTCCGCTTCGGGCTGGACCGGATCCTGGAGGGCCTGGCCGAGCTGATCAGTTCGCGGAGCCGGTCCACTCCGTGAGGGCGGCCCAGGCGGCGGGGGTCAGGTCCAGCACCGGGCCGTCCGTGACCTCGGAGTCCCGGACGCGGACCTGGGTCGCACGGTTGGCGACCTCGACGCACTCGCCGCCCCCGCCTGCACCCGGGGCGTGGTGCCCCGGGCGCCGGGCGAGGTGGTGTGGTGCGAGCCCCGCTGACTATGGCAGGCGTCAGGCGGGCTGTTCCGGGGCCTTCGCCGTGATCACCGCGAACGGCGCGCCCTGCGGGTCGGCCAGGACGGCCATGCGGCCCGCCATCATGTCGAAGGCCGGGGTCACGGCCTTCGCGCCGGCCTTGGTGGCCGCGGCCTGGATGGTGTCCACGTTGTCGACGTGGAAGTACGGCAGCCAGTTCGGGGGCGTGCCGGGCGGGAGGTTGTCGAGGCCCATCATCCCGGCCACCGAGCGACCGGCGACCTTGAACTCCGTGTACGCCGGGCCGCCTTCCATCTCGGACGGGGCCGTGGTGACCGGCAGGATGGCGGAGTAGAACGCGCCGGCCGCGCCGGTGTCGCCGGTGCTGAGCTCGTTCCAGATCAGCG is a genomic window containing:
- a CDS encoding TetR/AcrR family transcriptional regulator; its protein translation is MADEDSGTGLPTSLEMAWGLRERPGKGPRPTLTLPRIVEAAVALAATEGTDAVSMGRVAKDLGVSTMSLYRYVAAKEELYVLMADAGVGVPPPLPPEADGWGWRELLTDWAYAQRAVLMANSWILRIPITAAPVSPNQLAWMDRGLASMAGTSLKEGEKLSTIILIGGLVRNEATMAADMMDAIVKSGVAPEQALGQYVRTLRLLTGPDSHPAVTGLLDSDAFSGSGEPDFQFRFGLDRILEGLAELISSRSRSTP
- a CDS encoding S8 family peptidase — protein: MANGPMDRRAFGEQPERPNGNGNGNGSGNTAEYTGRYVVLLDPNNQEGGLNALRSSADIAPWERVRGAAAANVSELLERPDVSVLFENLSVAVVEVRPENRFALVTTAEAEGSILAAEPERMVYASPITTPQQAPTDFFPSYRSDDDVVAHHSQAEAAASLGPALDEQSVTWGLQAIRANISGMTGRGVKVAVLDTGVDTDHPDLVGCIEETASFVPGQEVEDGHSHGTHCIGTVAGPRNPLQGPRYGVACDARILAGKVLANNGRGPDGGILAGIEWAISRGAKVISLSLGSPVLPGEIFPQTYELLAQRALDMGTVIVAAAGNNSLRPGFVAPVGRPANCPSILAVGSLDKALKTAFSSCGGINGLGGEVNIAGPGVAVHSAVPGGGHAMKSGTSMATPHVAGVLALLAEANPTASAADLKAALLSGAFPLTQPARDVGVGLLQAP
- a CDS encoding DUF1876 domain-containing protein, whose translation is MSTLVGWHVELEFTEEGHRTSAAALVRLGDGSEIRAHGYAMRHPSDPEQLRVGEEIAGARALMDLASQMLQKAHGEIDEATGRHSYPLNR
- a CDS encoding ABC transporter permease; its protein translation is MTTIPALALAGRSLRISRRQPDALITALMLPVMLMLIFVYFFGGAIDTGTQYVTYVVPGAMLLCAGFGAASTAVSVADDMKNGVIDRFRSRNIGGIPILAAHVTASVLRNLVSTTLVLAVALAIGFRPQASAPAFLAAAALLVAYITAISWLAATLGLLAKSPEAAGGFTFLMMFLPYPSSAFVPIDTMPSWLHGFAEHQPLTPVIESLRALLLDQPPGNAPWVALTWCAAIATVSMTLAATLFNRRTR
- the hemB gene encoding porphobilinogen synthase, with the translated sequence MSTYGSFPGSRPRRLRTTPAMRRMVAENRLHPSDLILPAFVREGISEPLAISAMPGVVQHTRDTLRKAAVEAVEAGVAGIMLFGVPADENKDALGTAGTEPDGILQVAIRDVKAEVGDDLVIMSDLCLDEYTDHGHCGVLDADGRVDNDATLERYAEMAQVQADAGVHVVGPSGMMDGQVGVIRDALDETGHEDVSILAYTAKYTSAFYGPFREAVASSLQGDRKTYQQDPANARESLRELALDLEEGADMVMVKPAGPYLDILYRVAQSVDVPVAAYQISGEFAMIEAAAEKGWIERDRAILETLLGIKRAGADTILTYWATEVAGWLRAAR
- a CDS encoding ATP-binding cassette domain-containing protein produces the protein MTLHALGIHATGLTKSYGDLRVLDGIDLSVPRGSVLALLGPNGAGKTTTVRILATLTAPDSGTARVAGHDVTTERARVRERISLTGQFAAVDDLQTGTEMLRMMGRLAGLSARDSRTRADELLARFGLAEAAGRTAKTYSGGMRRRLDLAASLVSRPEVIFLDEPTTGLDPRSRQDLWDLVRELRADGTTVLLTTQYLEEADRLADRVAVLADGRIAAEGTPTALKSRVAGHRLDLTLTTQAAYEALAGRAVHHSPDELTLGLPTDGSAAHVRALLDELDPDRTSVDRFTVRSATLDDVFLTLTGAAT